In Saprospiraceae bacterium, one DNA window encodes the following:
- a CDS encoding wax ester/triacylglycerol synthase family O-acyltransferase, translated as MLDKILEGLAKETLTPISGMDATFLYTETPTSPMNIGSVIVIEGSIDFQTFKDTVHSRIHQFPKLHQRLIYVPMSIDYPYWVDDPNFDIDLHIKHIALPKPGSWKELRKIASQIFSEPFDQNRPLWSMVFVEGLDNMPQVPPGSVAIISTIHHVAIDGVGGAGLMSLFLDFTPEKKEIPPPKPYKPSPLPNHIELLINSTMSFARDPFKFPKIITDALKATVRAGVLSRMQGSELPTAPFTAPATPLNGIISGVRKWNSAILSLPRVQNIKNIMGTTLNDVLLAICSGALRRYLDEKGKLPEKSLVSLVPISTRKKDEGSTDNQISAMLVQIATNVEDPIERLETIHENNNRGKNYQGAIGAKTLSQMANAIPFGIANQAARLYSRYKISEFHKPMFNVTITNVPGPQMPLYVSGHKMITIMGSAPIIDGMGLIITILSYDGHITISPVSDTNSMPDLDQFTVYLRESANELEAAALEYQKKKKKIVRKKAVKPESDKLFESLGTFLKSLPDNGKPKSGKFQFIINGEESTEWVVDISVYPGKVTKGKDESVDATFTVNEEYLQRIASGNLDVQTAFIQGRLKIDGDFEQAMRMGKLLGKMLAAQAK; from the coding sequence TATACAGAGACACCTACGAGTCCGATGAATATAGGTTCAGTTATAGTCATTGAAGGATCTATTGATTTTCAGACATTTAAAGATACGGTGCATTCCAGAATTCATCAGTTTCCGAAATTGCATCAACGGCTCATCTACGTACCTATGTCGATCGATTACCCATATTGGGTGGATGATCCTAATTTTGATATAGACCTTCATATAAAACATATTGCCTTACCTAAACCAGGTAGCTGGAAGGAACTCCGTAAGATAGCTTCACAGATATTCAGCGAACCGTTTGATCAAAACAGACCACTGTGGTCTATGGTTTTTGTAGAAGGTTTGGACAATATGCCTCAGGTTCCTCCCGGCTCAGTGGCAATTATATCCACCATTCATCATGTGGCTATAGATGGAGTGGGTGGCGCCGGATTGATGAGCCTGTTTCTGGACTTTACCCCTGAAAAAAAAGAAATTCCACCTCCAAAACCTTATAAGCCATCTCCACTACCCAATCACATCGAACTGCTCATCAACAGTACCATGAGCTTTGCCCGGGATCCTTTTAAGTTTCCAAAGATCATCACTGATGCACTCAAAGCAACTGTGAGGGCTGGTGTGTTATCAAGAATGCAGGGAAGCGAATTGCCAACTGCACCTTTCACAGCGCCTGCTACTCCTTTAAATGGTATTATATCGGGAGTCAGAAAATGGAATTCAGCTATTTTGTCACTACCTCGCGTCCAGAATATCAAAAACATCATGGGCACTACGCTCAATGATGTATTGCTGGCTATTTGTTCCGGGGCATTGAGACGATATCTAGATGAAAAAGGAAAACTTCCTGAAAAATCATTGGTTTCATTAGTACCGATTTCCACTAGAAAAAAAGATGAAGGAAGTACAGATAACCAGATTTCTGCTATGTTGGTGCAAATTGCGACCAATGTAGAAGATCCGATCGAAAGACTTGAAACCATCCACGAAAACAATAACAGAGGCAAAAACTATCAGGGAGCCATCGGGGCCAAAACACTCTCTCAGATGGCGAACGCCATTCCATTTGGCATTGCCAATCAGGCAGCACGACTTTACTCCCGCTACAAAATCTCTGAATTCCATAAACCGATGTTTAATGTGACCATCACCAATGTACCGGGACCTCAGATGCCGCTATATGTCAGTGGCCACAAGATGATCACGATCATGGGATCTGCACCCATCATAGACGGAATGGGCCTGATCATCACTATCCTCAGTTATGATGGTCATATCACCATTAGCCCTGTATCTGATACCAACTCTATGCCGGATTTGGATCAGTTTACTGTGTATCTGCGCGAATCTGCCAATGAACTTGAAGCTGCAGCTCTTGAATATCAAAAGAAAAAGAAAAAAATTGTCAGAAAAAAAGCAGTCAAACCGGAATCTGATAAATTGTTTGAAAGTCTGGGCACATTTTTAAAATCTCTTCCTGACAATGGAAAACCCAAAAGTGGCAAATTTCAATTTATCATCAATGGCGAAGAATCAACAGAGTGGGTGGTCGATATCAGTGTCTATCCCGGCAAGGTGACAAAAGGAAAAGATGAAAGTGTGGATGCCACATTTACCGTCAATGAAGAATATCTCCAGAGAATAGCATCAGGTAATCTGGATGTACAAACCGCCTTTATTCAGGGTAGGTTGAAAA